One Cervus canadensis isolate Bull #8, Minnesota chromosome 12, ASM1932006v1, whole genome shotgun sequence DNA window includes the following coding sequences:
- the TCF24 gene encoding transcription factor 24: MDRGGPAGSPLIASSEPAPLVATARDLSPGRTAPGPSGPGGGARSGGGRPAAANAARERSRVQTLRHAFLELQRTLPSVPPDTKLSKLDVLLLATTYIAHLTRSLQDDAEAPADPGLGALRGDGYLHPVKKWPMRSRLYIGATGQFLKHPVSGEKTNHDNIPKDSQP; encoded by the exons ATGGACCGCGGCGGCCCCGCAGGCAGCCCCCTGATCGCCAGCAGCGAGCCCGCGCCCCTGGTAGCCACCGCCCGAGACTTGAGCCCCGGACGGACCGCGCCGGGACCCTCGGGCCCAGGCGGCGGCGCGCGCTCAGGAGGCGGGCGGCCGGCGGCAGCGAACGCGGCGCGGGAGCGCAGCCGCGTGCAGACTCTGCGGCACGCCTTCCTGGAGCTGCAGCGCACGCTGCCGTCGGTGCCGCCGGACACAAAGCTGTCCAAGCTGGACGTGCTGCTGCTGGCTACCACCTACATTGCGCACCTCACCCGCAGCCTGCAGGACGACGCCGAGGCGCCGGCGGACCCAGGACTGGGCGCCCTTCGCGGAGATGGTTACCTACACCCGGTCAAG aaatggCCCATGCGATCAAGATTGTACATTGGTGCTACTGGTCAGTTTCTGAAGCATCCTGTCTCCGGAGAAAAAACAAATCATGACAATATTCCAAAAGACTCTCAGCCTTAG